From a single Thermus antranikianii DSM 12462 genomic region:
- the rplA gene encoding 50S ribosomal protein L1, which produces MPKHGKRYRALLEKVDPTKVYTIDEAARLVKELATAKFDETVEVHAKLGIDPRRSDQNVRGTVSLPHGLGKQVRVLAIAKGEKIKEAEEAGADYVGGEEIIQKILDGWMDFDAVVATPDMMGAVGSKLGRILGPRGLLPNPKAGTVGFNIGEIIKEIKAGRIEFRNDKTGAIHAPVGKVSFPPEKIADNIRAFIRALEASKPEAAKGTFLRSVYVTSTMGPSIRINPHS; this is translated from the coding sequence ATGCCTAAGCACGGCAAGCGCTACCGGGCCCTTTTGGAGAAGGTGGATCCTACCAAGGTCTATACCATCGACGAGGCCGCTCGGCTGGTGAAGGAGCTGGCCACGGCCAAGTTTGACGAGACCGTGGAGGTCCACGCCAAGCTGGGCATCGACCCTCGAAGGTCCGACCAGAACGTGCGCGGCACGGTTTCCCTCCCCCACGGCCTGGGCAAGCAGGTGCGGGTGTTGGCTATCGCCAAGGGGGAGAAGATCAAGGAGGCCGAGGAAGCCGGGGCCGACTATGTGGGCGGGGAGGAGATCATCCAGAAGATCCTGGATGGCTGGATGGACTTCGATGCGGTGGTGGCCACCCCGGACATGATGGGGGCCGTGGGCTCCAAGTTGGGGCGGATTCTGGGCCCGAGGGGGCTTCTGCCCAACCCCAAGGCGGGTACCGTGGGCTTCAACATCGGGGAGATCATCAAGGAGATCAAGGCGGGCCGCATCGAGTTCCGCAACGACAAGACCGGGGCCATCCATGCCCCCGTGGGCAAGGTGAGCTTTCCCCCGGAGAAGATCGCCGACAACATCCGGGCCTTCATCCGGGCCCTCGAGGCCAGCAAGCCCGAGGCGGCCAAGGGAACCTTCCTGCGCTCCGTCTACGTGACCAGCACCATGGGGCCCAGCATCCGCATCAACCCCCACTCCTAA